The genome window TATTGTTTGATGAGTTCATCATTTGAAAAGAATTTTTCAGATTCTCCATGGAAAAATAATACTCTATTTAGACAGGCTACATGATTTGCCAGTTGATTAACAGCATCCAGATCATGAGAAGACCAAATAATAGTGATTTTTTGTTTTGAATTTAATTCACGAAGTATACTGTAAAATAATTCTATACTTTGTTGATCAATTCCTGTAACAGGTTCATCCAGAATGAGGATTTTTGGACTGTTTACCAAAGCTTTTGCAATAAATACTCGCTGAAGTTGTCCTCCAGATAATTCACCTATTCTTCTATTACGAAGTTCATGTATCCATAATTGTTGTAAAATTTCATCAATTTTATTTTCATTAGATTCATTTCTTAATCCCATTCTTACCACATCGCTAACAGTGACGGGAAAATTTTTCTCAAAAATTGGTTTCTGTGGTACATATCCAATTTCTTTAAGATAATTTTTTGATTTTCTGATATCTTCACCAAAAAATTTGATCGTTCCCATATAGTTTGTATTGA of Nitrosopumilus sp. contains these proteins:
- a CDS encoding metal ABC transporter ATP-binding protein — encoded protein: MLIIEIKDLTVQYPDIKALDNVSLRVNQGDFLGIIGPNGAGKSTLFDSMLGLNTNYMGTIKFFGEDIRKSKNYLKEIGYVPQKPIFEKNFPVTVSDVVRMGLRNESNENKIDEILQQLWIHELRNRRIGELSGGQLQRVFIAKALVNSPKILILDEPVTGIDQQSIELFYSILRELNSKQKITIIWSSHDLDAVNQLANHVACLNRVLFFHGESEKFFSNDELIKQYSEASMQEHMHHH